The following proteins are encoded in a genomic region of Magnetococcales bacterium:
- a CDS encoding DUF3012 domain-containing protein — MRKSFSPLFLVILALATLTLGACSDPIGSPGWCENMKGKSQGEMSANDIKHFDQHCY, encoded by the coding sequence ATGCGTAAAAGTTTTTCCCCACTCTTTCTGGTCATTCTCGCTCTCGCCACACTCACCCTGGGTGCCTGCTCCGATCCCATCGGCAGTCCCGGTTGGTGCGAAAATATGAAAGGCAAAAGCCAGGGAGAGATGTCTGCCAATGATATCAAGCATTTTGATCAGCACTGCTACTAA
- a CDS encoding purine-binding chemotaxis protein CheW, whose amino-acid sequence MSWQVEGGNSDRIPKEINRRRQRAEIIDVAEKQLGLVVMQLSSAHFAFPIEQVVQVLPVQPISHLPGTPKHVVGMIQVRGVVESVVDLRHFLGMTPLKKVERGQVLLLSAHGLRTGVLIDGMRDIIHLPVSAIHPPGADLSEALQEIVVGELSGQEGPVHLLNVEMILQKISDFQVTPNFG is encoded by the coding sequence ATGTCGTGGCAGGTCGAGGGGGGTAACAGTGACCGGATCCCGAAGGAGATAAACCGACGCCGCCAACGGGCCGAGATTATCGATGTGGCGGAAAAACAGCTGGGCCTGGTGGTGATGCAGCTCTCTTCAGCCCACTTTGCTTTTCCCATCGAACAGGTCGTGCAGGTTTTGCCTGTCCAACCCATCAGCCATCTCCCAGGTACGCCCAAGCATGTGGTGGGGATGATTCAGGTTCGGGGAGTGGTCGAGTCAGTGGTGGATCTGCGCCATTTTTTGGGGATGACGCCGCTAAAAAAGGTAGAGCGGGGGCAGGTGCTGCTGCTTTCAGCTCACGGGCTACGCACCGGGGTGTTGATTGATGGGATGCGGGATATCATTCATCTCCCTGTGAGCGCCATTCATCCCCCGGGGGCTGACCTGTCTGAGGCTCTTCAGGAAATTGTCGTCGGAGAGTTGTCCGGCCAGGAGGGGCCTGTACATCTGTTGAACGTGGAAATGATCCTGCAAAAAATTTCTGATTTTCAGGTCACACCAAACTTCGGATAG
- a CDS encoding universal stress protein: MTIDSKDTHDRFRILVCIDGSEESYRGLRYAAKLGQGMDSDISLLYVRMEDQGMKSEGLQVRVARENMLEWGLDLPEVGYLEKGREMLLEMGNMTPDWEMSYPQRDVRGDPSGDHMVEYSGETGKRIRLRLKVSASIETGILDQQEEGNHDLIILGASGRRRKMKQKMDRILGVAPVALKVAAHAPCSVIIARQLEVGYGHLICVDRSKRSLEMARKDAELAYRCGCPVSLLSVATSEEELKDAEEALADCNEALSEMKIPVEDSFVRVGDPVHEIIEAGKDYSLVVMSDTDKSGMRRFFIGGVSFNVLEHAETSVLIVR; this comes from the coding sequence ATGACGATTGATTCCAAGGATACCCATGACCGTTTTCGGATTTTAGTCTGTATCGATGGCTCCGAAGAGTCCTATCGAGGGTTGCGCTATGCGGCGAAGCTCGGTCAAGGCATGGATTCGGACATCTCCCTGCTTTACGTTCGCATGGAAGATCAGGGAATGAAATCCGAGGGGTTGCAAGTGCGTGTGGCCCGGGAAAACATGCTCGAATGGGGGCTCGACCTGCCGGAAGTGGGCTATCTGGAAAAGGGCCGGGAGATGCTCTTGGAAATGGGGAATATGACCCCGGATTGGGAGATGAGCTATCCCCAGCGGGATGTTCGGGGGGATCCTTCAGGGGATCACATGGTGGAATATAGCGGTGAGACCGGTAAGCGGATTCGCCTGCGCCTCAAGGTTTCCGCCTCCATCGAAACCGGCATTCTCGACCAGCAGGAGGAGGGAAATCACGATCTGATTATTTTGGGTGCCTCGGGACGGCGTCGTAAAATGAAGCAAAAAATGGATCGGATCCTGGGGGTGGCGCCAGTTGCCCTCAAGGTGGCCGCCCACGCCCCCTGTTCGGTGATCATCGCCCGACAGCTGGAGGTGGGATATGGTCATCTGATCTGTGTGGATCGTTCGAAACGTTCATTGGAAATGGCCAGAAAGGATGCTGAACTGGCCTATCGTTGTGGCTGTCCGGTCTCCCTGCTATCAGTAGCGACCTCCGAGGAAGAGCTTAAAGATGCTGAAGAGGCCCTGGCCGACTGCAACGAAGCCCTTTCCGAAATGAAAATTCCGGTAGAGGATAGTTTTGTCCGCGTGGGGGATCCGGTTCACGAAATCATCGAAGCGGGCAAAGACTATTCCCTGGTGGTGATGTCTGATACCGACAAGTCGGGGATGCGCCGCTTTTTTATCGGTGGGGTCTCCTTCAACGTCCTGGAGCATGCCGAAACCTCGGTATTGATCGTTCGTTGA
- a CDS encoding DASS family sodium-coupled anion symporter — protein sequence MIGGAVLLYLPLPEGLTMDGRTVLTMTLVATVLFITEPVPLPTVALLIVVGQVLLLGVNSSEVARSLMNDSVLFIMGSLMLAVAVVKQKLDKRLALLIIALTGTRTSRIAFGVTAVSGLLASFIGEHTVAAMMLPVGITLIRLTSDDPKKVRNLAAVLLFSIAYGCSVAGLGTPSGGARNAIMIGYWKQFNGIEMTYTGWMTFAYPMFLMLLPFVTMVLFFTFKPEFADLTPAVTKLRKQVAGQGPLKARDWVSIGLFVLILIGWVTLSSTVGMGVVALLGAAAFLVAGLVVWDDLNGGVNWGVVLLYAAAISLGLRMQETGAAQWVAENFMALLVPLGANEGMGLWLSVSVLTGTVTNVMSNGAAVAVLGPIVLPMAEIANESPLVIGFITSISSAFAYLTVVGTPASTIVYASGYLKTTDFLKVGWKMAVISITIMMLLSAFYWPLLSV from the coding sequence ATGATCGGCGGGGCGGTGCTCCTGTATCTGCCCCTGCCCGAGGGGTTGACCATGGATGGTCGTACGGTCCTCACCATGACCCTCGTCGCCACGGTGCTGTTTATCACCGAACCGGTTCCCCTGCCCACCGTCGCGCTACTCATTGTGGTGGGGCAGGTTTTGTTGCTGGGGGTCAACTCTTCCGAGGTGGCCCGGAGCCTGATGAACGATTCCGTTCTTTTCATCATGGGCTCCCTCATGTTGGCCGTCGCAGTGGTCAAGCAAAAGCTCGATAAACGCTTGGCCCTTTTGATTATTGCCCTCACTGGAACCCGAACTTCACGCATCGCCTTTGGGGTGACCGCCGTGTCGGGTCTTTTGGCCTCCTTCATCGGTGAGCACACCGTGGCCGCCATGATGCTGCCGGTGGGAATCACCCTGATTCGTTTGACCTCCGACGATCCCAAAAAGGTCCGAAATCTGGCGGCAGTATTGCTTTTTTCCATCGCCTATGGCTGTTCTGTAGCGGGCCTTGGAACTCCTTCCGGGGGAGCCAGAAACGCCATCATGATTGGCTATTGGAAGCAGTTTAATGGCATCGAGATGACCTATACCGGCTGGATGACTTTTGCCTATCCGATGTTTTTGATGTTGTTGCCTTTTGTGACCATGGTGCTGTTTTTTACCTTCAAGCCGGAATTTGCCGATCTCACGCCAGCGGTCACCAAGCTCCGCAAGCAGGTGGCGGGGCAAGGGCCTCTGAAGGCTCGGGACTGGGTCTCGATTGGGCTGTTTGTGTTGATCCTGATTGGTTGGGTCACCCTTTCCAGCACGGTAGGCATGGGGGTGGTTGCGCTCCTGGGGGCAGCGGCTTTTTTGGTGGCGGGCCTGGTGGTGTGGGACGACCTGAACGGTGGCGTGAACTGGGGAGTGGTGCTTCTCTATGCCGCAGCCATCTCTCTGGGGCTGCGCATGCAGGAGACGGGGGCGGCCCAGTGGGTGGCGGAAAACTTTATGGCACTCCTCGTTCCCCTGGGAGCCAATGAGGGGATGGGGCTCTGGCTGTCGGTTTCGGTGCTGACAGGGACTGTGACCAACGTCATGTCCAACGGTGCCGCTGTGGCGGTTTTGGGGCCGATTGTGTTGCCTATGGCCGAAATCGCCAATGAAAGCCCCCTGGTGATCGGCTTTATCACCTCCATCTCTTCAGCATTCGCCTATCTGACGGTCGTGGGCACCCCAGCTTCCACCATCGTCTATGCTTCCGGTTATCTCAAGACCACCGACTTTTTGAAAGTTGGCTGGAAGATGGCCGTCATCTCCATCACCATCATGATGCTCCTGTCCGCTTTTTATTGGCCCCTTCTCAGTGTGTGA
- a CDS encoding PAS domain S-box protein: MSADSTLHEIAKEAFPYRWVVRSVVSFIVVLALFCLILAALSWRISIRYAPLVEANTELKQELTLFHLWFEEILLNDPSLAREVIWIHLENAKSHARTMLDGGVIRERTVLSLKKPRLRQSIRHLLSRVEVLEARARDRFDSGFENWAGSDAGQAFDGIFNAVLKDVDQLGSVLQGDLNQHLGQVRYLSLGMGGLILLFGGLALLLFHRYQKRLTREMARLNAIMMSTGEGVFGLDLEGRCIFVNPVCLKMMGYSNPKELLGREIHAVIHTPGRESQRASSGLNQSGKDANCPLCASFLKGEVVHVADDLFQRADGTLFSAEYRSHPILQEGEISGAVVTFADISKRKQAEAEMRLQDAALKAAANTVVITDPEGQIQWVNPAFTVNSGFSPEEALGQNPKVLKSGKHDADFYARLWNTIKGGEVWQGVFANRHKDGHLYHEDATITPVRNEEGQISAFIAVKQNISERVADQAARHKSEALLRATIDSTKDGILVVDDQGQVMTTNPRFKEMWQIPDTLFETRDDKQLLAYVLGQLQEPEVFLNKVQQLYRSRESDSGILHFKDGRVFERYSQPLIVEDHLSGRIWSFSDITSRTRAEKGIRQAHERLQHSESQMRDILNNAPMVVFLKDLDGRFLFVNPRHEKLFGVSSARLQGKSDFDVFPKEVAEKFRKNDQAVLAADQPMEMEERVSMGDGEQVYVSLKFPLKDSAGTPYGVCGMAIDITERKKAQQDLAEKTAFIDNILHSSPDLAIAATDMDFRIRYYNPVAEKIFGYTAHEAIGQTVQEIHTREKVDHARFDRAVEIVRQEGHYRYSVTDEKAGRQRVVESQVTGIKDRSGNLTGFVLMSRDVTQQRKLQEDLIRSKEEAETANRAKTLFLAHMSHEIRTPLNAILGMGDLLEETETTQEQRQFLETSRRASGTLLALVNDILDLSKIEAQQLDLVLTEFELERLVQGTLDIQKGPARDKEIDLVLEMDPKTPQAVRGDRDRLRQVFLNLLNNAIKFTSIGQVIFRVEAGEADWIHFSVRDSGIGIPPDRLESIFNPFVQADASTTRQFGGTGLGLTICQRLLQAMGGDIRVESTVGVGSTFFVSVPLPKVDLRVEESPEVSEVKGRGGNPSLTVKEGLKILLVDDSEDNLFLIQAFLKKTPHKIVTAMDGLQALKKFKSHDFDLVLMDMLMPVLDGYEATRRIRGWEKQEGRLPVTIMALTAQALKEDLDRTLTSGCDGHLTKPIKKLRLIQELERIAEEIERSS, translated from the coding sequence ATGTCGGCTGATTCCACCCTCCACGAAATAGCCAAAGAGGCCTTTCCCTACCGATGGGTCGTTCGTTCCGTGGTGTCATTCATCGTTGTTCTGGCGCTGTTTTGTCTCATTTTGGCCGCTCTTTCCTGGCGTATTTCCATCCGTTATGCCCCCCTGGTAGAAGCAAACACCGAGCTGAAACAGGAGTTGACTCTCTTTCATCTGTGGTTTGAGGAAATTTTGCTCAACGATCCCTCCCTGGCCAGGGAGGTGATCTGGATACATCTGGAGAACGCCAAATCCCATGCCCGGACCATGTTGGATGGGGGTGTCATCAGGGAACGAACCGTTCTTTCCCTGAAAAAACCGCGCCTCCGTCAATCCATCCGACATCTTCTCTCCCGTGTGGAGGTATTGGAAGCCCGAGCCCGGGATCGTTTTGACAGCGGTTTTGAAAACTGGGCCGGTTCCGATGCAGGCCAGGCTTTTGATGGGATTTTTAACGCTGTTTTGAAGGATGTTGATCAGCTTGGGAGCGTTCTCCAAGGTGACTTGAATCAACATCTGGGGCAGGTGCGTTATCTGAGCTTGGGTATGGGTGGATTGATCCTGCTTTTTGGCGGCCTGGCTCTGCTGCTTTTCCATCGCTACCAAAAACGCCTGACCCGGGAGATGGCCCGGCTCAATGCCATCATGATGTCCACGGGTGAGGGTGTTTTTGGGCTGGACCTGGAAGGGCGCTGCATCTTCGTCAATCCCGTTTGTCTCAAGATGATGGGCTATTCCAATCCCAAAGAGCTTTTGGGGCGAGAGATTCATGCTGTGATTCACACCCCTGGCAGGGAGTCCCAGAGGGCCTCTTCAGGGTTAAACCAAAGCGGGAAAGATGCGAACTGCCCCTTGTGTGCTTCGTTTCTCAAGGGGGAGGTGGTGCATGTGGCGGATGATCTCTTCCAGAGAGCTGACGGCACCCTTTTTTCCGCTGAATATCGCTCCCATCCCATCCTGCAGGAGGGGGAAATCAGCGGGGCGGTGGTGACGTTTGCTGATATTTCCAAACGCAAACAGGCCGAAGCGGAAATGCGCCTTCAGGATGCCGCCCTCAAGGCTGCTGCCAATACGGTGGTCATCACCGATCCAGAGGGACAAATCCAATGGGTCAACCCGGCCTTTACGGTCAATTCCGGTTTTTCCCCGGAAGAGGCTTTGGGTCAAAACCCCAAAGTATTGAAATCTGGAAAGCACGATGCTGATTTTTATGCACGGCTCTGGAACACCATCAAGGGAGGAGAGGTCTGGCAGGGTGTTTTTGCCAACAGACACAAGGATGGTCATCTCTATCATGAAGACGCCACCATCACCCCGGTTCGCAATGAAGAGGGTCAAATCAGTGCCTTCATTGCGGTCAAACAGAATATTTCCGAGCGTGTGGCAGACCAGGCCGCCCGACACAAGAGTGAAGCGCTGCTGCGAGCGACCATCGATTCCACCAAGGATGGCATCCTGGTTGTGGATGATCAGGGGCAGGTGATGACCACCAATCCCCGGTTTAAGGAGATGTGGCAGATACCCGATACCCTCTTCGAAACCCGGGATGATAAACAGCTGCTGGCCTATGTCCTTGGTCAGCTTCAAGAACCGGAGGTTTTTCTCAACAAGGTCCAGCAGCTTTACCGATCCCGGGAGAGTGATTCTGGTATTCTCCATTTTAAAGATGGTCGGGTGTTCGAACGCTATTCCCAGCCGCTGATTGTAGAAGATCATCTGTCGGGTCGGATCTGGAGTTTTTCTGATATTACCAGCCGTACCCGGGCGGAGAAGGGGATTCGCCAGGCCCATGAGCGCCTTCAGCACAGTGAAAGCCAGATGCGGGATATCCTCAACAACGCCCCCATGGTGGTCTTTTTGAAGGATCTTGATGGGCGGTTTCTGTTCGTCAATCCCCGCCACGAAAAACTATTTGGCGTATCCAGCGCCCGGTTGCAGGGGAAAAGTGATTTTGATGTGTTCCCAAAGGAAGTGGCGGAAAAATTCAGAAAAAACGATCAGGCCGTGCTGGCGGCGGATCAGCCGATGGAGATGGAGGAGCGGGTTTCGATGGGGGATGGGGAGCAGGTTTATGTTTCCTTGAAATTTCCTCTCAAGGATAGTGCCGGTACGCCCTATGGGGTGTGCGGCATGGCCATTGATATCACCGAGCGCAAAAAAGCCCAGCAGGATTTGGCCGAAAAAACCGCCTTTATCGATAACATTTTGCACTCTTCCCCGGATCTGGCCATTGCCGCCACCGATATGGATTTTCGAATTCGTTACTATAACCCCGTGGCAGAAAAAATATTCGGCTACACGGCTCATGAGGCCATCGGTCAGACGGTCCAGGAGATCCACACCCGGGAAAAGGTCGACCATGCCCGCTTCGACCGCGCCGTGGAAATCGTTCGCCAGGAGGGTCACTATCGCTATTCGGTGACCGACGAAAAGGCAGGCCGGCAGCGGGTGGTGGAATCCCAGGTGACCGGCATTAAAGACCGCTCGGGTAACCTGACCGGCTTTGTGCTCATGTCCCGGGATGTGACCCAACAGCGGAAACTACAGGAAGATCTCATTCGCTCCAAAGAGGAAGCCGAGACCGCCAACCGGGCCAAAACCCTCTTTTTGGCTCATATGAGTCATGAAATTCGCACCCCCCTCAACGCCATTCTCGGTATGGGGGATCTCCTGGAGGAGACCGAAACCACTCAGGAACAGCGCCAATTTTTGGAGACATCCAGGCGGGCAAGCGGCACCTTGTTGGCCTTGGTCAACGATATTTTGGACCTCTCCAAAATCGAGGCTCAGCAACTGGACCTGGTGTTGACCGAATTTGAGCTGGAAAGGCTCGTGCAGGGCACTCTGGATATCCAAAAAGGGCCTGCCCGGGATAAGGAAATCGATCTGGTTTTGGAGATGGACCCGAAAACTCCCCAAGCCGTCCGTGGCGACCGGGATCGTCTGCGTCAGGTGTTTTTGAATCTATTGAACAATGCCATCAAATTTACCTCCATAGGCCAGGTGATCTTTCGGGTCGAGGCAGGGGAGGCGGATTGGATCCATTTTTCGGTGCGGGATTCCGGTATCGGTATTCCCCCGGACCGCCTGGAATCCATCTTTAACCCTTTTGTCCAGGCCGATGCCAGCACTACCCGACAGTTTGGAGGGACGGGGTTGGGGCTTACCATCTGCCAACGACTTCTCCAGGCCATGGGAGGGGATATCCGGGTGGAGAGCACTGTGGGGGTGGGAAGCACCTTTTTTGTCTCCGTCCCCCTGCCCAAGGTAGATCTCAGGGTCGAGGAATCGCCGGAGGTTTCCGAAGTAAAGGGGAGGGGAGGGAATCCCAGCCTGACGGTCAAAGAAGGTTTGAAGATTTTGTTGGTGGATGATTCCGAGGACAATCTATTTCTGATCCAGGCCTTCCTCAAAAAAACCCCCCACAAAATTGTGACCGCCATGGATGGGCTTCAGGCTCTGAAAAAATTCAAGAGCCATGATTTTGATCTGGTCTTGATGGATATGCTCATGCCGGTGCTGGATGGCTATGAGGCGACCCGCCGGATTCGGGGTTGGGAAAAGCAGGAGGGGCGGCTCCCGGTGACCATCATGGCCCTGACCGCCCAGGCCTTAAAGGAAGATCTTGATCGAACCCTCACCTCCGGCTGTGATGGTCATCTGACCAAACCCATTAAAAAACTTCGCCTGATCCAGGAACTGGAGCGAATTGCCGAAGAGATCGAGCGTTCCTCTTAG
- a CDS encoding GAF domain-containing protein codes for MEKLLLDPFPNLKTERGVQLPLDVDISNLIITGPPGSGKTTILNKLGGWPEEGYLDVSSHDWWRSPAMAHRPRELHLGLPFVGFDKAVPVYEAKTLDDTNYLELDLFRIPLPPPKGNLISGNFRRKLVFEFVLPPPEVLFERRQERAKKGTHHVDKELKLEDVVEEYNFFCTLALFFHQSGMNVYVRDEGEGPPKRIRDESGALDSVGMMRARGNLEKELYQVHDQLKLRQRILTRAWSFRGNTDLMQLFLKMLPDAMGVEFCNICITDREQEDVWLLASTDFTEEELHTTGLREKVLDVIINGEYLVMENQDLQTAPGEGDKPGKTIHNALIVPIKSVLDNSVTGVIQVLNKNNDQYFTEEDRLLVERVALHLQLALENVSLRQEMMDFSELLSQKAWRMGGTVRFFGILLLVLFFISLGVNAWLLAPPWDELMQIILQDSHTPTP; via the coding sequence ATGGAAAAACTGCTACTGGATCCATTTCCCAATCTCAAAACCGAGCGCGGTGTACAGCTGCCATTGGATGTGGATATCAGCAACCTGATCATCACAGGTCCGCCTGGATCGGGAAAAACCACCATCCTGAATAAATTGGGGGGATGGCCTGAAGAGGGCTATCTGGATGTTTCCAGCCACGACTGGTGGCGCTCCCCAGCCATGGCCCATCGCCCCAGGGAACTCCATCTGGGGCTGCCTTTCGTAGGATTTGACAAGGCTGTACCGGTCTACGAAGCCAAAACCCTGGATGACACCAACTATCTGGAGCTGGACCTCTTCCGCATTCCCCTGCCGCCGCCCAAGGGCAACCTGATATCTGGCAACTTCCGCCGCAAGCTGGTCTTCGAATTTGTTTTGCCCCCACCTGAAGTCCTCTTTGAACGCCGCCAGGAGCGGGCAAAAAAGGGGACTCACCATGTGGACAAGGAACTGAAACTTGAGGATGTGGTGGAGGAGTACAATTTTTTCTGTACCCTCGCGCTCTTTTTCCATCAGAGCGGCATGAACGTCTATGTCCGGGATGAGGGGGAAGGCCCCCCCAAACGCATCCGCGACGAATCCGGTGCTCTGGATTCCGTGGGCATGATGCGGGCTCGGGGCAACCTCGAAAAAGAACTTTACCAGGTTCACGACCAGCTCAAGCTGCGTCAGCGAATTCTCACCCGGGCTTGGAGCTTTCGGGGCAACACCGATTTGATGCAACTCTTTTTAAAGATGCTCCCCGATGCCATGGGGGTAGAGTTTTGCAATATCTGCATCACTGATCGGGAGCAAGAGGATGTCTGGCTGCTGGCTTCCACTGATTTTACCGAAGAAGAGCTGCACACCACAGGTCTCAGGGAAAAAGTCCTGGATGTCATCATCAATGGGGAATATCTGGTGATGGAAAACCAAGATCTCCAGACCGCTCCAGGAGAGGGAGACAAACCGGGAAAAACCATCCACAACGCCCTCATCGTGCCGATCAAAAGCGTGTTGGATAACAGTGTCACCGGCGTCATTCAGGTACTCAACAAAAACAACGACCAATATTTTACCGAAGAGGATCGACTACTGGTGGAGCGGGTTGCCCTGCACCTGCAACTGGCGTTGGAAAATGTTTCACTCAGACAGGAGATGATGGACTTTTCCGAGCTTCTCTCCCAGAAAGCTTGGCGTATGGGGGGAACCGTACGGTTTTTCGGGATCCTGCTCCTGGTGCTCTTTTTTATCTCCCTGGGGGTAAATGCCTGGTTATTGGCCCCACCCTGGGATGAGTTGATGCAAATAATCCTTCAGGACAGCCACACGCCCACACCATAA
- a CDS encoding response regulator, whose protein sequence is MALNPDKYRVRFIEESREHLEAINQGILDLEGNGGNDDSLDGVFRAAHSIKGLAKILKFTAVSQVAHKLEDLLDALRQGHLNKSDHLFNRLFQGADTLTTLIDRIAKGEKIHPREVAPICLLLEQTAQGVVISEPPPLPSNLPSASQSPPASSPPSSSPSAPAGSKPSASPFPVPEPKPLPIIAPAATPLSEESPPTTPATQPNLSIRIDPQRLDDMILLAGGIGFHQTGYKNALTRLKQLRRQSRQHQEQASFIALNPAADNTTALESLAESATDLHRQIQQFTQTFREKTALLESMTHKLQAQALEMRMQPLSTLFDPLRRTVRDIAQGCGKSVRLRVEGGETEMDKKIIEKIGDPLTHMIRNAIDHGLEPPAERVQSGKPEKGSIDLAAFFEEGGVKIELSDDGRGIPLEKVKAKALEKNLVTREELETWSEEQILNLIFQPGFSTSAILTDLSGRGVGMDVVWKNIVIQMQGHIQVTSQVGKGTRFVMTLPATLAAMRVMLVRIADLVFGLPMFSLSEAVRLPRSQVMDVLDGQGIRVREQLITLVSLAQLMGLEAPALSKESDQLLVVIVDYDGRRFGLIVDELLDEGDHVIKPLPPLLKDNQWVSGVIETDLLPQRLINVLRLRTILGAIEADRSKSLQTREKTGQGKRILVVDDSPSTREIERGILLADGFQVDLAEDGRVALEKIAQAPYDLVVTDVEMPVMDGFSLTEHLRCHHTPQELPVVIVSSRAQESDRRRGIAAGANAYIVKGTFDQSNLLATVRHLVN, encoded by the coding sequence ATGGCACTCAATCCGGACAAATACAGAGTACGTTTCATCGAAGAGTCCCGAGAGCACCTGGAGGCGATCAATCAAGGAATACTCGATCTCGAGGGAAATGGTGGCAACGACGACTCTCTGGATGGGGTGTTCCGGGCGGCCCACTCCATCAAAGGGTTGGCAAAAATCCTGAAATTTACCGCTGTCAGCCAAGTGGCCCACAAGCTGGAAGATCTTCTGGATGCCCTGCGCCAGGGCCACCTGAATAAAAGCGACCACCTCTTTAACCGACTTTTTCAGGGAGCCGATACCCTCACCACCCTGATCGACCGGATTGCCAAGGGCGAAAAAATTCATCCCAGGGAAGTAGCGCCCATCTGCCTTCTTCTGGAGCAGACGGCCCAGGGAGTGGTCATCTCTGAACCGCCCCCCTTACCATCCAACCTACCCTCAGCCTCTCAATCCCCACCGGCCTCCTCTCCCCCCTCCTCCTCACCATCTGCCCCAGCAGGGAGCAAGCCATCGGCATCTCCCTTCCCTGTCCCAGAGCCAAAACCCTTGCCCATCATCGCACCAGCAGCTACACCTCTTTCCGAAGAGAGCCCCCCCACCACACCTGCCACACAGCCCAACCTCTCCATCCGCATCGACCCCCAGCGCCTTGATGATATGATCCTTCTCGCTGGGGGAATCGGATTTCATCAGACGGGATACAAGAATGCTCTCACCCGACTGAAGCAGCTCCGCCGCCAAAGCCGCCAACATCAGGAGCAGGCCAGCTTTATCGCCCTCAACCCGGCAGCCGACAACACCACGGCACTGGAAAGTTTGGCCGAATCCGCCACCGATTTGCATCGGCAGATCCAACAATTCACTCAAACCTTCCGGGAAAAAACCGCCCTGCTGGAAAGCATGACCCACAAGCTCCAGGCCCAGGCTCTGGAGATGCGCATGCAGCCTCTCTCCACCCTTTTCGACCCCCTGCGCCGCACCGTTCGGGATATCGCCCAGGGGTGTGGCAAATCGGTCCGATTGCGGGTGGAGGGGGGCGAAACCGAAATGGATAAAAAGATTATCGAAAAAATCGGCGATCCCCTGACCCACATGATCCGCAACGCCATCGATCATGGTCTGGAACCTCCTGCTGAAAGAGTCCAGTCGGGCAAGCCGGAAAAAGGCTCCATTGATCTGGCCGCTTTTTTTGAGGAAGGGGGCGTCAAGATCGAGCTTTCCGACGATGGCCGGGGCATCCCTCTGGAAAAGGTCAAAGCCAAGGCCCTGGAAAAAAATCTGGTCACCCGGGAGGAGCTGGAAACCTGGTCCGAAGAGCAGATCCTCAACCTCATTTTTCAACCGGGATTTTCCACCAGCGCCATTCTCACCGACCTCTCTGGCCGGGGGGTGGGGATGGATGTGGTCTGGAAAAACATCGTCATACAGATGCAGGGCCACATCCAGGTTACCAGTCAAGTCGGCAAAGGCACCCGGTTTGTCATGACCCTCCCGGCCACCCTGGCTGCCATGCGGGTCATGTTGGTCCGCATTGCCGATCTTGTTTTTGGGCTGCCGATGTTTTCCCTCTCCGAAGCGGTCCGCCTGCCCCGCTCCCAGGTGATGGATGTGCTGGATGGCCAGGGCATTCGGGTGCGGGAGCAGTTGATCACCCTGGTCTCTCTGGCCCAACTCATGGGGCTTGAGGCCCCTGCCCTCTCTAAGGAATCAGACCAGCTGCTGGTGGTGATTGTGGACTACGATGGTCGACGCTTCGGCTTGATTGTCGATGAACTCCTGGATGAAGGAGATCATGTTATCAAACCCCTCCCTCCCCTGCTCAAGGACAATCAATGGGTTTCCGGGGTGATTGAAACCGACTTGCTGCCCCAACGGCTCATCAACGTGCTGCGCTTGCGAACCATCCTGGGCGCGATAGAGGCAGACCGCTCAAAAAGCCTCCAAACCCGGGAAAAAACCGGTCAGGGCAAACGCATTTTGGTGGTAGATGACTCCCCCAGCACCCGGGAGATCGAACGGGGCATTCTGCTCGCTGACGGCTTTCAGGTGGATCTGGCTGAAGATGGTCGAGTGGCCTTGGAAAAGATCGCCCAAGCCCCCTACGATCTGGTAGTCACCGATGTGGAGATGCCTGTCATGGATGGATTTTCCCTGACCGAGCATCTGCGTTGCCACCACACTCCCCAAGAGCTACCCGTGGTCATCGTCTCCTCACGCGCCCAGGAATCGGACAGACGCCGGGGTATCGCCGCTGGGGCCAACGCCTATATCGTCAAAGGCACCTTCGACCAATCCAACCTGCTGGCTACCGTACGCCATCTGGTCAATTGA
- a CDS encoding type II secretion system protein yields MWLKESLGFFLWGRIFPGTDLTRGKKLQPENRHRGAGFTLVELTMVIVLLGILSTHAVPKFVDLRDEAERAALLGVAGGLGSGSYINLVACIVGNQACVRVSDCVDAEQLLELEMPKNYSVSPQPVGFREVVKCTLNYTPSGKTEVFYVSGT; encoded by the coding sequence ATGTGGTTGAAAGAAAGCCTCGGTTTTTTCCTGTGGGGCAGGATTTTTCCAGGAACGGATCTCACCAGGGGAAAAAAGCTTCAGCCTGAGAACAGGCATCGCGGTGCCGGTTTTACCCTGGTTGAGCTGACCATGGTGATCGTTTTGCTGGGCATCCTGAGCACCCATGCCGTCCCCAAATTTGTGGATCTTCGGGATGAAGCCGAACGGGCGGCACTGTTGGGAGTGGCTGGGGGGCTGGGTTCCGGCAGCTATATCAACCTGGTGGCCTGTATTGTTGGCAATCAGGCCTGTGTTCGGGTGAGTGACTGTGTGGATGCCGAGCAGCTCCTGGAGTTGGAGATGCCAAAAAATTATAGCGTAAGCCCCCAACCGGTGGGGTTTCGAGAGGTGGTGAAGTGCACTTTGAACTACACCCCCAGTGGCAAAACGGAGGTGTTTTATGTGAGTGGTACCTGA